In Rhodamnia argentea isolate NSW1041297 chromosome 4, ASM2092103v1, whole genome shotgun sequence, the following proteins share a genomic window:
- the LOC115750786 gene encoding LRR receptor-like serine/threonine-protein kinase GSO1, with protein MTSLIMEKLFLLAFLDLLLAFLLMSQPAICSSNFTDQDALLHFKSAIEVDPTNMVKGRNWTAEANFCEWIGVVCSNRRQRVAALDLSYMGLQGRLSPYLGNLSFLASLDLRSNSFYGPIPPEIGHLSRLKELILQSNQFEGNIPPNLVQCRNLEVMTLALNQLTGGIPREFGGFPELQQLFLSYNPLQGQIPSSLGNISTLQVIVLVMNNLAGSLPSDLCYRWPNIQRLSLAYNQLSGLLPETLTQCKELLELSLSFNHFQGSIPRDIDSLQKLQKLYLGTNNLTGTIPRAIGNMSSLHLLYTEHNSIGGNIPSEIGKLVNLNSMSLEDNLLTGEIPQEVFNISSLQLLSLMDNSLSGSLPSSSELSLPKLEKLYLANNGFGGNIPQYFSNFSSLVIFYAGNNRLSGPIPMNLGNLKNLRYFAVQSNQLTGETYGSELGFLSALSNCQSLQTLVLEENPLGGFIPESIKNFSSSLQILFAPNCQIRGHIPTQMGFLKNLTFLQLSDNDLDGNIPSSIGGLESLQRLHLDNNHLEGPIPDEICNLTNLGELLLRQNRISGLIPNCIGNLSSLQKFLVSSNNMTSVIPVSLWSLQQLIFLNLSLNSFNGGLPLDMGKMTAIQSIDLSWNRLTSTIPSSIQELKSLSSLNFSRNLFQGSIPQSIGDLKGLDFLDLSYNELSDAIPESMEGLTYLQHLNLSFNKLSGKIPNGGPFGNFSALFHWK; from the exons ATGACTTCGTTGATCATGGAGAAATTGTTTCTTTTAGCATTTCTTGATCTTCTGTTAGCTTTCCTATTGATGTCTCAGCCCGCCATTTGTTCCAGCAACTTCACTGATCAAGATGCTCTCCTCCACTTCAAATCCGCCATCGAGGTCGACCCGACGAACATGGTCAAAGGCAGGAATTGGACCGCGGAAGCAAACTTCTGCGAATGGATCGGTGTCGTTTGCAGCAACCGCAGGCAGAGAGTCGCGGCCTTAGACCTCTCCTACATGGGTCTCCAGGGAAGACTGTCTCCTTACTTGGGCAATCTCTCTTTCCTGGCTTCTCTTGATCTTCGCAGCAACAGTTTCTACGGCCCGATTCCGCCAGAGATTGGTCATTTAAGCCGCCTGAAAGAACTCATACTCCAATCAAACCAGTTTGAAGGAAACATTCCTCCTAACTTAGTCCAGTGCCGAAATCTTGAAGTGATGACGCTCGCGTTGAACCAGCTAACAGGTGGCATACCAAGAGAATTTGGCGGCTTCCCTGAGTTGCAACAACTGTTTCTTAGCTACAATCCCTTACAGGGTCAAATTCCGAGCTCCCTGGGCAACATATCCACATTGCAGGTCATTGTTTTGGTCATGAACAATCTTGCAG GAAGTCTTCCTTCCGATCTTTGCTATCGTTGGCCTAACATTCAGAGGCTTTCGCTGGCTTATAACCAACTCAGTGGTCTGCTACCAGAGACGCTAACGCAATGCAAAGAGCTTCTCGAGTTGTCGTTGTCGTTCAATCATTTTCAGGGAAGCATTCCTCGAGACATAGACAGCTTGCAAAAGCTGCAGAAGCTCTATCTCGGTACTAACAACCTGACTGGCACAATTCCTCGAGCCATCGGTAACATGTCAAGCTTGCACTTGCTGTACACAGAACATAACAGCATCGGAGGTAACATTCCAAGTGAGATTGGCAAGTTGGTCAATCTGAATTCAATGAGCCTTGAGGATAATCTGCTAACGGGTGAAATACCTCAAGAGGTTTTTAACATTTCTTCGCTACAACTGCTTTCTTTGATGGACAATTCCCTCTCCGGAAGCCTTCCCTCAAGTAGCGAATTAAGCCTTCCGAAATTGGAAAAACTCTATCTAGCAAACAATGGCTTTGGCGGCAACATCCCGCAGTATTTCTCGAATTTTTCGAGCCTAGTCATTTTTTATGCTGGGAACAATCGACTCAGCGGACCGATACCCATGAATCTGGGCAACTTGAAGAACCTCAGATACTTTGCGGTTCAGTCAAATCAGCTAACAGGTGAGACTTATGGTTCAGAGCTGGGTTTTCTCTCTGCTTTATCTAATTGCCAATCACTGCAAACCTTGGTTCTGGAAGAAAATCCGCTTGGCGGCTTCATACCAGAATCTATCAAAAACTTCTCGAGTTCCCTACAAATTCTATTCGCTCCCAATTGTCAAATAAGAGGTCACATTCCCACCCAAATGGGTTTCTTGAAGAACTTGACTTTCCTACAGTTGAGTGATAATGATCTGGACGGCAACATCCCATCATCAATCGGAGGACTAGAAAGCCTGCAAAGGCTGCATCTTGATAACAACCATCTCGAAGGACCGATCCCCGACGAGATATGCAACTTGACAAATTTAGGAGAGTTGCTGCTCCGGCAAAATAGGATATCGGGATTGATCCCCAATTGCATTGGAAACCTGAGCAGCCTTCAAAAGTTTCTTGTAAGTTCGAATAACATGACATCAGTTATACCGGTAAGTCTGTGGAGCCTTCAACAACTAATCTTCCTCAATCTGtcactcaattctttcaatggAGGACTACCACTTGACATGGGGAAAATGACAGCTATACAAAGCATCGATCTTTCTTGGAACCGACTAACCAGCACCATTCCGAGTTCCATCCAGGAATTGAAGAGCCTTTCTTCTCTCAACTTTTCGAGGAACCTGTTTCAAGGATCCATACCGCAATCGATTGGCGACCTCAAAGGATTGGATTtcctcgatctctcctacaatgAGTTATCAGACGCCATACCGGAGTCCATGGAAGGACTGACATATCTGCAACATTTGAACTTGTCCTTTAATAAGCTATCAGGAAAGATTCCTAATGGAGGGCcctttggaaatttttcggctCTCTTTCATTGGAAATGA